Part of the Quercus lobata isolate SW786 chromosome 6, ValleyOak3.0 Primary Assembly, whole genome shotgun sequence genome, GAAGGCCTCATGGAAGTGATCAGGGCGTGAACCGACGTGAGGAGCCGAAAGGGACTCACGACGAGTGTGGTGTCCCATGGTGGATGGGAGGAAAGTCAGATATCGGGGGCAACCAGCTGGGTTTGCATATTCCCTTAAAGTAGAGGACGATATTTgcgagagagagaaagagagagagcgagaaAAATTAAGGGAGAGAAAATGGTGGTTTGGTTGGTTATTGTGACAACGTTATTGTGTTAAGGAATGAGTGTTGGGTGCCAACGTTGTTGTGCGAAGAAAACGAGAAAGCTAGAGGTTGTGAAAGGACATTACATGTCATTCATGCCAATTTGCCTTCCGATTATTTCGcttcttttcttattatttcCCTTTTCGTTTTCTGAGGTGACaaataacaagttttaaattacTAAAGAAATATTAGAAACGTGTTTTGCAAAACAAAGTGTATTTGGTATTTGTTTCCATTTATAGGAAACAATAAATGTACTTGCATGCTTTTTCAAAATGATAGAGAGAATCTCTGCATGCGTAGTTATCTTAAGATCTATTAATAGTTCTGCTGATATGGAGCCCCCTCACCCTTACCACTTATCCAGCAAAAGTGGAACATCGATCTATTTCCTTATAGCCAATACACAGAAATGGAGTTGTTGATCATAAAATCTACAAACTGTGCATCAAAAAAGGAGTTGAATTTAAAGGTAAATATTGTGAAAGCTTGGGTTCTAGTCTCTTGGCATAAACCCCCCAGTTGGGTGGGTTAAACTGAATACGGAGACAGTGAGGGTGTTTGGATCAGAGGCTTTCTTTGTTTCCTCGGAAAATAGTTCCTGTAAATCTAACATCCTCCATGAATTTCTTGTTACTTGTTTTGAAGGAGTAACCATGCCGACCAATATGGGCTGCTCCGGTTGGTTTTTCCGACATTGTCTTTGGCAGCTTCTCAACACAGCGGCATCTCTAAGGACTTTCCGGCGCGGTGGTTGTTTAGCAAGAGAAAATCAAGGGTCCTTTTTTGTTGGAGGAACTGGAGAGATGCACGGTGGTTTTGATGTCTGGTGGGCTCAGTCAATGCTTTTTCTTAACCAAAAGGTACCTTCTTTAGATGCTGTTTTCATCTCCTGTTCTTTCTTCTAAGTTGTTGTGTAAATATGCTGTGGTACTTCACCTGGGTTGTTATTGGATTCTTCtgggtgttttttatttatttatttttttatatatatattctaaactttcttcttttattcatCTTTGATGGGCTATTGTGGTGCTTAAGGTTTCTTGTTGGCGAATTCTGATAAATTTGTGAATTGGGGTTGCAGAAATTTAAGTTGGTTTTTCATGTCATTATATAATTTTGATGTTCGAATCCTGGATAGTAGGATTCAGAATTAGACTTGTTTATAGCATAAGCTTCATAACATAATTGAAAAGGAACCGACAAAGAAAACTTGTTGAAAGTTTGAGTTTCGGggtagttttattttcttagttcGTTTTGACCTATGAAATCTAGTACTTCAAGAATTCACTAGTTGAGCACTAACACTTTGCTCATGATCTAAGAATTTATGAGCACTTATATGAGCTGGGGTGTTGGGTAATTTCTGGGTTCTGATTTTTAGTTCTATGGTTGATGCTAGTTTAGAAGAATTTCAAGTGGATTGATCCGGTATGAGACTTAAGAATTGGATGAATAAGGGAGTAATTATCATTCGAGGGAGGTTGCAGAAGGTGATGAAGTGTATTTGTTCAGGTGAGCAATTGAAGGTAGATGAAAGGGTTCATATTCGATGGAGTCCTTAGCGACTCGGCACTATTTAGCAAGTGGCTATTCATCCCGAGCTGGTGAGATGGAAACAAAGGTGGACAATAGCAACATTGAAGAAGCAGAGTGTTTTCTTCGTGAGAGTGGTTATCTGAACTAGGAGGTTAGTGATATATTTATTTTGCCTTTTCtgatgtatttttgtttctgttATATATAAACTGATATGCACTCATTTTACTATTAGCTGTGGACTActttaaaaattctaaacatCTCTATCAATTTTCATGGTATactaagggcctgtttggtcatactatgatattttttatggctACATTTGTCACTTTGTATGATCTTCAATGAACAAATTGAGCATTATAATGGGAAAATTTATAGATATGATTTATCCATACATTGTAGTAAATACTTCAACCTGTTTCTGATTGCTCCATTTAAGATATGAATTCAAATAATATGGTAAGACAAAATGAAGTAGGCCATTCAAGTTCATACGAACCAAACAGGccatgattttttgttttactgTCATTTAGCTGTACACTTGTAAAGTCATTTTGAGGTGGAAGTGGCTCTGACAATGAGAATTCCTTAGTAGGTTTATCCGGTTTTAGATATATTCGCCTTTCTTTCTGGATGGTCAttgtttataattatattaaGGGCAGTACATTGTGCTACGAGACAGAGGGTGTTTGGATCAGaggctttgtttgtttcctcGGAAAATATTTCATGTGAGTCTAATATCCTCCATGAATTCTTGTTACTTGTTTTAAAGGAGTAACCATGCCAACCATTATGGGCGGCTCCGGTGTCTTTTTCTGACACTGTCTTTGGCAGCTTCTCAACACAGCAGCATCTCTAAGGACTTTCTGGCGCCTTGGTTGTTAGTCCAAGGTTGAGACTGGTGTAAACtagtgtttgtgtttgtgtgtgtgataTGATGTAAGTGAATGTGAATCATGTGTTTTTAACGAATGGTTGTGCAGTTGATTGCATTGACTGTGCTGCTGATGTGGCAGTCGTGAGTGCAGTGAATGATGGAATTAAATCGGCTAGAGACATTGGCCTTAGAAGGCCTTGGGTAATGATCAGCGTCAATGATGCTGAAGATCTTCACTTCCGAAAGGCTGGTATACATGCCTCCTTGCATTGGTTTAATTAGTAGTATCTTATTTTATTAGCACCAGCTACTGCAGAAGCTCATGTAGTATAGTGTGTGCTATCAATTGAATAAGATTTGCAAGTGTTTTTATACCATAGATACAAATTATCGTGTTATTTATGTAAATCAGACTTTGGCTTGATACAGAATTATGACTAATGAATTAGCGAGTTTTTTGGGAGAGTCAATCTTTAATTCAGCTCAATCATGAAGACAATTATTTTCTTGATATAGTTAGACAAGCAAAGCATTAGGGTCAATGAAGCATCTGAtgtcatggttttaaaaattgtgcAGATTAGATGGACCATAGTATATTTTTGGTTAATGCAATACAGTATGAATAAGGGAAAGCCTAATGTATGAGGTTGGAAATTTGGGTAGGTCTTAGGTTACACTGGCCACTTAATAACATGCTCATATATGAATTCTTTTGCAATTTGTTTAAGCTGACTTCTGGCCACTTTAATAGAGTTTGATCTGGAGGATTGTCCACTTGAATGTTCAAGGCCTTGTGAGATTGTTTGTCCTGCTATCACTCAATGAAGGAAACTCTACATTAGAAGTTTTGAATGGTACCAATGCATCTAAATTCTTAAAGGTTTGTGTACTTGATtcattttgattgatttttaaCTGCACACCCTATTGTTCATCATGGATTACATTTGCCATTTATACTTAACATAATGTGCAGGGTGGAGTTATAACTGGACGCTGTTATGGCTGTGGCCGTTGCTTTCCAGTTTGCCCCTACAGTAATATAAGTGGGTGTTACTTTCCTTCGTCATGCGGCTGATTTTCCTTAACATGGGCTATGTAgcctcttttttatttctttttgaagCCTTCATTAAGATTCCAATCTTAATTACATTTGAAATCATAAACTCGTGTATTCTTCCTCTTCTAGTGTTTTAAATTAGATCTCTTTCATTATTTTCACGTTTAATCTCACAAACTTGTTTAGGGGTGGTTACATATATAAGAGATACTACTGCTACAGCTGATCTTATAAAGAGAAATGGTATTGATGCTGTGGAGATACATACAAGTGGAAGGTACTATTTCATGATTATATTAAACATATTATAATGCAAAATAGAtagtatataatttaaatagatGAGGGGAGAAGGGGTATGGGatctattattttgttttgattgcaTTTGCAATAGAATTTTATCCTCTTTAATGACAAAGGTAAAAGGACTGAAAAATATCTCCTGAAAAGGAGCCTGTGCTAAGTCTAAAACTATACATGTGATTGTAGTTGTCTCACCTCAAATGCTATGAGAAATTAATATACTTCACTGCAATACCTTATAAAGGACAGAACTTTTTCTTTCCCCTCAATTCTTAGGAAATATCTAAATGTGACTATATCTAATTGAGTTTCATCCAAATCTAGGCATTGACGCATTGCATGAACTGAACCCTTCTGTAGGCAGACTGCTTTATTTGAAGAACTTTGGGATGGCTTGGGAGATTCAATTGCACATCTGAGACTAACAGTGTGCGTGTGTGTGAATGTTTGACACTAAGTTGTAAAGCAGTTTCCTGTCGAGTATAGTGAAGATTGTGAATTAATACTTTCTGGCTCCAGGTTAGCTTACCTAATATTGGGGATTCAACCATATCCTCAATGAACACGATGTACTCTATTATGGAACCTAATCTAGCTACCTTGCTTCAATTTATGGCAGGTCTGTCCTCTCTTAACTGAAACCCATCTGAACTGTTTAAATAAGTTTCGAATGATATTATCAATccaaattttacttttcctttcaaaaaatcCATCTACCTAATATAGTTCATGAAATGAAGTTGGATGGCGACCCCATGAGTAGAGATATTGGACGAGGTGCCACAAGGGAATCAATTGCCTTCGCTGTTTGATTGGCTGCTGTGAAAGACAGGCCTCCTGGTTTGTATCTGGATTCCTATGTTCATAGAGAATGTgttaagtttcaattttgcttTTGGTAAGGTGTCGGTTCTTTACTCCTTCCAAATGGTAGGTTTTCTTCAATTGGAAGGTGGCACCAATGCTCACACAgttgaaaaaattaaagaaaatgggACTTTTTCAAACAACATCCattacttgtaattttttcacccttcaaacccccccccccatttATCTGTCTTTCTGAATTtgcaaaataggaaaatagtaGCAGAATCAAAATGTCAGATATGTCAACAGGAGGATGAAACAATGCTTCATGCACTAAGGTCTTGCCCTTTAGCTAGAAATGTTTGGGCTTTGGTGAGagacaaaatacaaaaatggcCTAATGACATAGTCACTAACCTTTTTGGTCTGTTTAATAGAGCTTGCATGGAGTGCAATATTGAAGAAGCTGAAATatgcactacaaaaaaaaaaaaaaaaaatgcctattAGCGACcaagaaattaagaaattttgacGGACCCAAAAAGCTCTCtcaaaaaatcttatttgtGATAGCAAAATAAAGCCCTCGCAAATACTTGGtaaaatgtgaaatatttgTGACTAACAAGAAAAGTTGTCGCAATTATGTGTTATAGCCATcacaaatactaatattttggagggaaattttCCCTCCATCTTATTTGCGAGGGACAATTAAAAATCTCTCGCAAAAAGTGTATTATTTgtgatggttaaaaaaaaaccatcattaatactaaattatttgcgAGGGCTAGGATCGGatttcacaaataatcattaaagtgtcaaaaattttggagggaaatgTTCCCATCAAATTATTTCCGAGGGACAATAAAAATCCCTtgcaaaaagtttattttttgtgtgggttaAAAATATGCCCTTACTAACACTAAATTATTTGTAAGGGCTAGGATCAAccttcacaaataatcattaaaatgtcaaaatttttggaggCAAATGTTCCCACCAAATTATTTCTGAGGGACAATAAAAATCTCttgaaaaaagtttattttttgtgtgggttaAAAATATGCCCTTACTAACACTAAATTATTTACAAGGGCCACAATTGACCTTcgcaaaaaatcattaaaatattaattttttttggagataaaagttattctaaaattcaaagaaaaataaaaagaaacttatAAACATATAAcactttgtattctttagatgAACCTTTTGTTTACagtctaaaaaaaaacttttatatacatcttatataataaaggtttgtccttattttctaaataattgtacccataaaaaaatgataacactTTCAACTTCAAAATGATAGcctaaaattcaagaatttcagctttttgtactctctctctctctctcaaaagtgaataaaaatttcttctaattaaaataatgcataaaagatgagtttatagatcaaatggtaaattacatttgattggcatgaaaattggcatgtatgttaagaacatatagaacatgtaatccaatagttggattttcaaaatatgaattcaataataagttattgggtgatgtatcattttttagagttacatcatgtgtaacttgaacccaaactctatatttcttaattcgatgtgaattttgataaatccaccgttagattacattatcttcatatattgttcatgcttataaaatttcaaggtgatcaaatattaattctcatgtcatcaatcatatgtttaaattcaagcttttatagtttaaaataatgtataaaagatgagtttattgaTCAAAcagtaaattacatccgattggcatgaaaattggcatgcatgttaagaacatatagagcATGAAATCCAatagttgaattttcaaaatatgaattcaataataagttattgggtggtgtaccattttttaaaattacgtTAGGTGTAACTCAAAcccaaccttatatttcttaatttgatgtgaattttgacaagtCTACCGtcagattacattatcttcatatatttttcatacttacaaaatttcaaggtgattaaagattaatagtcatgtcattaattaattgtctaaattcaagttttagtagtttaaaataatgcataaaatatgagtttatagatcaaatggtaaattacatccgattggaatgaaaattggcatgtatgttaagcctatatagaacatgtaatccaacagttgtatttccaaaatatggattcaataataaattattgggtggtgtaacattttttag contains:
- the LOC115950522 gene encoding uncharacterized protein LOC115950522, coding for MPTNMGCSGWFFRHCLWQLLNTAASLRTFRRGGCLARENQGSFFVGGTGEMHGGFDVWWAQSMLFLNQKSLIWRIVHLNVQGLVRLFVLLSLNEGNSTLEVLNGTNASKFLKGGVITGRCYGCGRCFPVCPYSNIRVVTYIRDTTATADLIKRNGIDAVEIHTSGRQTALFEELWDGLGDSIAHLRLTVLAYLILGIQPYPQ